The following coding sequences are from one Devosia yakushimensis window:
- a CDS encoding glycoside hydrolase family 5 protein, with translation MQRRTVLAGLAGLAAAPASRAQQPARIEISGNRLLWNDAPLRLCGIAMGDPVYIRAGRSLDDYRVIAQDWAANCVRISVHPGHWRYDSTLMGQYLDADIAAARAQGLFVILDWHVIGFPDHYEPIPPPEWGLPPDAYLSTIADAIAFWTSMAQRHGDDPAVLFELWNEPVGHESHWLSDGAWWPDFKQAWMQITAAIRSYSDNIVLCSGGRWAHDLTGAAADPLPDPRTAYAWHVYPNEDRNDADRWFKSLGTLAVHKPIIVTEWGFCPGCTDGLAGGLADFAEPFTQNVLDALGLSHTAWCYSAGAAPALLAADGQTPSDYGAFVKAYLTGLRDA, from the coding sequence GTGCAGCGCCGCACCGTCCTTGCCGGTCTTGCCGGGTTGGCGGCGGCGCCCGCCAGCCGCGCCCAGCAACCCGCCCGCATCGAAATATCGGGCAATCGCCTGCTCTGGAACGATGCGCCGCTCCGTCTCTGCGGCATTGCCATGGGTGACCCGGTCTATATCCGCGCCGGCCGCTCGCTCGATGATTACCGCGTCATCGCCCAGGATTGGGCCGCCAATTGCGTCCGCATCAGCGTCCATCCCGGCCATTGGCGTTATGACAGCACGCTAATGGGCCAATATCTCGATGCCGATATCGCCGCTGCCCGGGCACAAGGGCTATTCGTCATCCTCGATTGGCACGTCATCGGCTTTCCCGATCACTATGAGCCCATCCCCCCGCCCGAATGGGGCCTGCCACCCGATGCCTATCTTTCCACTATTGCCGATGCCATCGCCTTCTGGACATCCATGGCCCAGCGCCATGGTGACGATCCGGCAGTTCTGTTCGAACTCTGGAACGAGCCAGTTGGCCACGAAAGCCACTGGCTGTCCGATGGCGCCTGGTGGCCCGATTTCAAACAGGCCTGGATGCAGATCACGGCCGCGATCCGGAGTTACAGCGACAATATCGTGCTCTGCTCGGGCGGCCGCTGGGCACATGACCTGACCGGCGCCGCCGCCGACCCACTGCCCGATCCGCGCACCGCCTATGCCTGGCATGTCTATCCCAATGAGGACCGCAATGACGCGGACCGCTGGTTCAAAAGCCTGGGCACATTGGCCGTGCACAAGCCCATAATCGTCACCGAATGGGGCTTTTGTCCCGGTTGCACCGATGGCTTGGCGGGCGGTCTCGCCGATTTTGCCGAGCCCTTCACCCAGAATGTGCTCGATGCCCTCGGCCTCAGCCACACCGCCTGGTGCTACAGCGCCGGCGCCGCGCCGGCCCTGCTGGCTGCCGATGGCCAGACGCCATCCGATTACGGTGCTTTCGTCAAAGCCTATCTCACCGGCCTGCGCGATGCGTGA
- a CDS encoding GumC family protein encodes MFRSDIVTETATVLGQVPPVSPALADHLGQLWRARYWAGAGALCCAALALAALLVLTPSYRASAQIFIDPQNLQLLERDLTPSTASGDAGVVLIESQARVMASDSVLRATATQLGLDRDPEFAGKPNPLRVLLDGLAGGISDAPRDDLSKAVLALSKAVHIVRLDRTYVVDIHAESESATKAAAIANAVVGNYLGLRETQRAAQAERASGALEGRLAQLLGELEAAENAVERFKTANGIVETGGQLLLEGEVGQTNQALLAADNAAAAARVERDQLRALMADPDRIAAAPEAMGSVDIARLRDQLQTALADAAILRATLGAQHPRLLVAEERIAGARAAIDAEVQRLLTAADLTLQRAEDNAADLRTRLYDATANLQATDAKRIRLRQLEREAEAGRAVYQDALLRSRETAEQARLDTLNAQVVSQAVAPSERSFPPKASVLLPLGLIAGLLLGGALGILFNRRRGG; translated from the coding sequence ATGTTTCGCTCCGACATCGTTACCGAAACGGCCACGGTTCTTGGCCAGGTCCCTCCGGTCTCTCCTGCCTTGGCTGACCATCTTGGCCAGCTCTGGCGGGCGCGATACTGGGCCGGGGCAGGGGCCCTGTGCTGCGCTGCCCTGGCTCTCGCCGCGCTTCTGGTGCTGACTCCCAGCTATCGCGCCAGTGCGCAGATTTTCATCGATCCGCAAAATCTTCAGCTGCTCGAGCGCGACCTGACGCCATCCACCGCCTCCGGCGATGCTGGCGTTGTGCTGATCGAAAGTCAGGCGCGTGTCATGGCGTCCGATTCCGTGCTGCGCGCCACCGCCACCCAGCTCGGCCTCGATCGCGACCCCGAATTTGCCGGCAAGCCCAACCCGCTCCGTGTCCTGCTCGATGGTCTTGCCGGCGGCATTTCCGATGCCCCGCGCGATGATCTCAGCAAGGCCGTGCTGGCGCTGAGCAAAGCCGTCCATATCGTGCGGCTCGACCGGACCTATGTCGTCGATATCCACGCCGAATCCGAGAGCGCCACCAAGGCGGCCGCCATCGCCAATGCCGTTGTCGGCAATTACCTGGGCCTGCGCGAAACGCAGCGCGCCGCCCAGGCCGAACGCGCTTCCGGCGCCCTTGAGGGGCGTCTGGCCCAATTGCTCGGCGAGCTGGAAGCCGCCGAAAACGCCGTCGAGCGCTTCAAGACCGCCAATGGCATTGTCGAAACCGGCGGCCAGCTTTTGCTCGAAGGCGAGGTCGGGCAAACCAACCAGGCGCTGCTGGCCGCCGACAATGCCGCCGCCGCCGCCCGCGTCGAGCGCGATCAGTTGCGGGCCCTGATGGCAGACCCCGACCGCATCGCCGCCGCGCCCGAGGCCATGGGCTCGGTCGATATCGCAAGGTTGCGCGATCAGCTGCAAACCGCGCTTGCCGATGCCGCAATACTCCGCGCCACGCTTGGCGCTCAACATCCCCGGCTCCTCGTGGCCGAAGAGCGCATTGCCGGCGCCCGTGCCGCCATCGATGCCGAGGTACAGCGCCTGCTGACCGCTGCCGACCTGACCCTGCAGCGGGCCGAAGACAATGCTGCCGACCTGCGCACCAGGCTCTATGACGCCACCGCAAATCTGCAGGCGACCGATGCCAAGCGCATTCGCCTGCGTCAGCTCGAGCGCGAAGCCGAGGCCGGCCGCGCCGTCTACCAGGACGCTCTGTTGCGTTCCCGTGAAACAGCCGAACAAGCGCGCCTCGATACGCTCAACGCCCAGGTCGTTTCGCAAGCCGTCGCACCATCCGAGCGCAGCTTTCCGCCCAAAGCCAGTGTGCTGCTGCCGCTGGGCCTGATCGCGGGCCTGCTGCTCGGCGGCGCGCTGGGCATATTGTTCAACCGCCGCCGGGGAGGTTGA
- the recQ gene encoding DNA helicase RecQ, translating into MDLFGAASRDASRDPLDVLRDIFGHKSFRGQQEDVVRHVVGGGDAVVLFPTGAGKSACYQIPAICRPGVGIVISPLIALMRDQVEALRQAGVAAAALNSAMTAEESAEVRRQLRCGELDLLYVAPERVATQGFRNMVEGLDIALFAIDEAHCVSQWGHDFRPEYRDLAQLTELFPGVPRIALTATADPTTRADIIERLGLEGAHVFSTSFDRPNISYSIIERDKAREQLLAFLAAHKGSSGVVYCLSRAKVEDIADWLSGKGIPALPYHAGLSAERRSANQDAFLKEENICMVATVAFGMGIDKPDVRYVAHMDLPASIEAYYQETGRAGRDGQPADAWMSYGMADVVQRRRMIDEGNAPDEVKRLEHSKLNALLGVCETAECRRKAILAHFGEPHGGNCGNCDTCRSPVESWDGTEAAIKAMAAIYRTGQRFGAAHVIDVLVGKATEKVERFGHDKQAVFGQGRDIDSKTWQSVLRQLTASGLVVVDHAAHGALTLGEGARAVFRHERMVTLRKDRPKKAAEVRQRLSNAVQLPEPAMTIFNALRDERLRIAKEQGVPPYVIFHDTTLRAMALARPRHLHDILNLPGVGQAKLDRYGAAFLSVLDDLDV; encoded by the coding sequence ATGGACCTGTTTGGCGCGGCAAGCCGGGATGCCTCCCGCGACCCGCTCGATGTCTTGCGCGATATCTTTGGCCATAAGAGTTTTCGCGGCCAGCAGGAAGATGTGGTCCGCCATGTCGTTGGCGGCGGCGACGCCGTCGTGCTCTTCCCCACCGGCGCCGGCAAATCGGCCTGCTACCAGATCCCCGCCATATGCCGCCCCGGCGTCGGCATCGTCATCTCGCCCCTCATCGCCCTCATGCGCGATCAGGTCGAGGCTCTGCGCCAGGCCGGCGTCGCCGCCGCCGCGCTGAACTCGGCCATGACCGCGGAAGAGTCCGCCGAAGTCCGCCGCCAATTGCGCTGCGGTGAACTCGACCTGCTCTATGTCGCGCCCGAACGCGTTGCCACCCAAGGCTTCCGCAATATGGTCGAAGGGCTCGATATCGCGCTCTTTGCCATCGACGAGGCCCATTGCGTGAGCCAATGGGGCCACGATTTCCGCCCCGAATATCGCGATCTGGCCCAGCTCACCGAACTCTTTCCCGGCGTGCCTCGTATCGCGCTCACCGCCACTGCCGATCCGACCACGCGGGCCGACATTATCGAGCGGCTGGGGCTTGAGGGCGCCCACGTCTTCTCCACCAGTTTTGACCGGCCCAATATTTCCTATTCCATCATCGAGCGGGACAAGGCGCGGGAGCAATTGCTGGCCTTCCTCGCTGCGCACAAGGGCAGTTCGGGCGTTGTCTATTGCCTCTCCCGCGCCAAGGTGGAGGACATTGCCGATTGGCTGTCCGGCAAGGGCATTCCGGCTCTGCCCTACCACGCCGGGCTCAGCGCCGAGCGGCGCAGCGCCAATCAGGATGCTTTCCTCAAGGAGGAAAACATCTGCATGGTGGCCACCGTTGCTTTTGGCATGGGCATCGACAAACCCGATGTGCGCTATGTCGCCCATATGGATCTGCCGGCCTCCATCGAGGCCTATTATCAGGAAACCGGCCGCGCCGGCCGCGATGGCCAGCCTGCCGATGCCTGGATGAGCTATGGCATGGCCGATGTGGTGCAGCGTCGCCGCATGATCGACGAGGGCAATGCCCCTGACGAGGTGAAGCGGCTCGAGCATTCCAAGCTCAATGCTCTTTTGGGCGTTTGCGAAACCGCCGAATGTCGCCGCAAGGCGATCCTGGCCCATTTCGGCGAACCTCATGGCGGCAATTGCGGCAATTGCGATACCTGCCGCTCGCCCGTCGAAAGCTGGGATGGCACCGAGGCCGCCATCAAGGCCATGGCCGCCATCTACCGCACCGGCCAGCGCTTCGGCGCCGCCCATGTCATCGATGTGCTCGTGGGCAAGGCTACCGAAAAGGTCGAGCGTTTCGGCCACGACAAACAGGCCGTGTTTGGCCAGGGACGGGATATCGACAGCAAAACCTGGCAATCGGTGCTGCGCCAGCTGACAGCCAGCGGCCTTGTGGTGGTCGATCACGCTGCCCATGGCGCGCTGACACTGGGGGAGGGCGCCCGCGCCGTATTCCGCCACGAGCGGATGGTCACCCTGCGCAAGGACCGGCCGAAAAAGGCCGCCGAAGTGCGCCAGCGCCTCTCCAATGCCGTGCAATTGCCCGAACCGGCCATGACCATTTTCAATGCCCTGCGCGACGAGCGCCTGCGCATCGCCAAGGAGCAGGGCGTGCCGCCCTACGTCATCTTCCACGACACCACGTTGCGCGCCATGGCCCTGGCCCGCCCGCGCCACCTGCACGACATTCTCAACCTGCCCGGCGTCGGCCAGGCCAAGCTCGACCGCTATGGCGCGGCCTTCCTGTCGGTCCTGGACGATCTGGACGTTTAG
- a CDS encoding DNA-3-methyladenine glycosylase: MSTPAAVSISVALPPDFFDRPVLDVARDLIGVTLLVDGVGGPLVEVEAYDPSDPASHSFNGPTPRNAAMFGPPGRAYVYKIYGIHWCLNFVCRPGSAVLIRALEPTCGTHLMAERRGGLPARQLCSGPGKLCQALDITIAHNGLPLDAQPFELLPGEPSEIHAGPRIGITKGVETPWRFVARHSPFLSKPLPRMAGG; this comes from the coding sequence ATGTCGACGCCCGCGGCCGTGTCGATTAGCGTGGCCTTGCCGCCCGATTTCTTCGATCGCCCCGTCCTCGATGTTGCGCGCGATCTGATCGGCGTGACCCTCCTGGTCGATGGCGTCGGCGGTCCGCTGGTCGAGGTCGAAGCCTATGACCCAAGCGATCCGGCCTCGCACAGCTTCAACGGTCCGACCCCGCGCAACGCCGCCATGTTCGGCCCGCCCGGTCGTGCCTATGTCTACAAAATCTATGGCATCCACTGGTGCCTCAATTTCGTCTGCCGGCCGGGTAGCGCCGTGCTGATCCGCGCTCTCGAGCCCACTTGCGGCACCCATCTCATGGCCGAGCGGCGCGGCGGTCTTCCCGCCCGCCAACTCTGTTCGGGTCCGGGCAAGCTCTGCCAGGCGCTTGATATCACCATTGCCCACAATGGCCTGCCGCTCGATGCCCAACCCTTCGAACTGCTGCCGGGCGAGCCGTCCGAAATCCATGCCGGTCCGCGCATCGGCATCACCAAGGGCGTCGAAACGCCCTGGCGCTTCGTCGCGCGCCATTCACCATTCCTCAGCAAGCCGCTGCCCCGAATGGCCGGCGGATAA
- a CDS encoding D-TA family PLP-dependent enzyme codes for MSNIAELDTPAVLIDLDRVEANLKRVQDYADAHGLKLRPHIKTHKLPRFAKRAVELGAVGITVQKLGEAEVMADAGITEIFLPYNIIGPAKLARLKALAARINIAVTADSAQTVAGLSATFAGSTKPLTVLVECDTGMGRCGVQSPTEAVALAQKIAASPGLHFGGLMTYPAAGQVEANAKWLADAKAALIAANLPPEVVSNGGTPDIWRAHEVKTATEHRPGTYIYMDRFQVAKNVGGFADCALTVLATVVSRPTENRAIIDAGSKALTSDTLGMTGFGLIEAYPDAVITGLSEEHGTIDLTNCPTKPAIGEKLRIIPNHACVVSNLFDSVTLISGDQVVETVHVDARGRVD; via the coding sequence ATGAGCAACATAGCCGAACTCGATACCCCCGCGGTCCTCATCGATCTCGACCGCGTCGAGGCCAATCTCAAGCGCGTGCAGGATTATGCCGACGCCCATGGCCTCAAGCTCCGGCCCCATATCAAAACCCACAAGCTGCCTCGCTTCGCCAAGCGCGCCGTCGAACTGGGCGCGGTGGGCATCACGGTGCAGAAACTGGGCGAAGCCGAAGTCATGGCCGATGCCGGCATCACCGAAATCTTCCTGCCCTACAATATTATCGGCCCCGCCAAGCTCGCCCGCCTCAAGGCCCTGGCCGCCCGCATCAATATCGCTGTTACCGCCGACAGCGCCCAGACCGTCGCCGGTCTCTCAGCCACCTTTGCCGGCTCAACCAAGCCGCTCACGGTGCTCGTCGAATGCGATACCGGCATGGGCCGCTGCGGCGTGCAATCGCCAACCGAAGCCGTCGCCCTGGCGCAAAAGATCGCCGCTTCGCCCGGCCTCCATTTCGGGGGCCTCATGACCTATCCCGCCGCCGGGCAGGTCGAGGCCAATGCAAAATGGCTGGCCGACGCCAAGGCTGCCCTCATCGCCGCCAACCTGCCGCCCGAAGTCGTTTCCAATGGCGGCACGCCCGATATCTGGCGCGCTCATGAGGTCAAAACCGCCACCGAACATCGCCCCGGCACCTATATCTATATGGACCGCTTCCAGGTCGCCAAAAATGTCGGCGGCTTTGCCGATTGCGCGCTGACCGTGCTGGCAACCGTCGTCAGCCGCCCCACCGAAAACCGGGCCATCATCGATGCCGGCTCCAAGGCGCTCACCAGCGATACCCTCGGCATGACCGGCTTTGGCCTCATCGAAGCCTATCCCGACGCCGTCATCACCGGCCTCAGCGAAGAGCATGGCACGATCGATCTCACCAATTGCCCCACCAAACCGGCCATTGGCGAAAAACTCCGCATCATCCCCAATCACGCCTGCGTCGTCTCGAACCTGTTCGACAGTGTGACGCTGATCTCCGGCGACCAGGTCGTTGAAACCGTCCATGTCGACGCCCGCGGCCGTGTCGATTAG
- a CDS encoding SDR family oxidoreductase, giving the protein MSSAFRLDGKTVLISGAGGGIGRSLVAVFRQAGANVIGADRDADLLAGLDLAGQVLFELADPKATRTAIERHIAEHGVPDAVVSNAGFTRAETLDHLDDDIWASEISINLNGAYAMTDPVVKAMAARGSGSLVFISSVNALAHFGNPAYSAAKAGLVAYARSLAVERGAQGLRANVICPGSVRTPAWDHRLAADPTLLDNVLPHYPLGRMVLPQEVANAAVFLCSDAASGITGTVLPVDAGLTAGNLRFVDEVLRGK; this is encoded by the coding sequence ATGAGCTCAGCGTTTCGTCTCGATGGCAAAACCGTCCTGATATCAGGTGCGGGGGGCGGCATCGGCCGTTCCCTGGTCGCTGTGTTCAGGCAGGCCGGGGCCAATGTGATTGGTGCCGACCGCGATGCGGACCTGCTGGCCGGGCTGGACCTTGCCGGGCAGGTGCTGTTCGAATTGGCCGATCCCAAAGCCACGCGAACCGCCATTGAGCGCCATATTGCCGAGCATGGTGTGCCCGACGCCGTCGTCTCCAATGCCGGCTTCACCCGCGCCGAAACGCTCGATCATCTCGATGACGATATCTGGGCCTCGGAAATATCGATCAATCTCAACGGCGCCTATGCCATGACCGATCCCGTGGTCAAGGCCATGGCGGCGCGCGGCAGCGGCAGCCTGGTCTTCATCTCCTCCGTCAATGCGCTCGCCCATTTCGGCAACCCGGCCTATTCCGCGGCCAAGGCCGGGCTCGTTGCCTATGCGCGCTCGCTGGCTGTCGAACGCGGCGCCCAGGGTCTGCGCGCCAATGTGATCTGCCCTGGTTCGGTCCGCACCCCGGCCTGGGATCATCGGCTAGCCGCCGACCCCACATTGCTCGACAATGTCTTGCCCCATTACCCGCTGGGCCGCATGGTCCTGCCCCAGGAAGTGGCCAATGCCGCCGTCTTCTTGTGCTCGGACGCCGCATCGGGCATCACCGGTACGGTGCTGCCGGTCGATGCCGGGCTGACAGCCGGCAATCTGCGTTTCGTCGATGAAGTTCTGAGGGGCAAATGA
- a CDS encoding RidA family protein, with product MPIKRYGAEKSGAGGQNLPFARAVEAGGWLYVSGQVAMKDGEIINGGIVEQTHATIANIIAILEEAGYGLEHVVRCGVWLDDPRDFWSFNGVYKSYFGEHPPARACVQSHMMVDCKVEIDCVAYKGP from the coding sequence ATGCCGATCAAACGTTATGGCGCCGAAAAGTCCGGAGCCGGCGGTCAGAACCTGCCTTTCGCCCGGGCGGTGGAGGCGGGGGGCTGGCTCTATGTCTCCGGCCAGGTCGCCATGAAGGATGGCGAGATCATCAATGGCGGCATTGTCGAGCAGACCCACGCCACCATTGCCAATATCATCGCCATTCTTGAGGAGGCCGGTTACGGTCTCGAACATGTGGTGCGCTGCGGCGTCTGGCTCGATGATCCGCGTGATTTCTGGAGCTTCAACGGCGTCTATAAAAGCTATTTCGGCGAGCATCCGCCGGCGCGGGCCTGCGTGCAGAGCCATATGATGGTCGACTGCAAGGTCGAGATCGATTGCGTCGCCTATAAGGGGCCCTGA
- a CDS encoding M81 family metallopeptidase — protein sequence MRVFTAALATETNTFSPIAIDKRAFEASLYAKPGEHPATPTLCSAPITVGREVCAQLGWTLIEGSASWADPAGLVARTTYEDLRDEILEQLRAAMPVDGVVLGLHGAMVAQGYDDVEGDLLARVREIVGPDVLVCAELDPHSHLTAKRVAAADFFVVFKEFPHIDFVDRARDLWSIAVRALKGEITPVMSVFDCRMIDVFPTSKEPMRSFVDRLYGLEQSEAGVLSLSVVHGFMAGDVPEMGTKVIAVTDNQPETGAALAEKLGRELFAMRGTFMVAQVDEHVAVDVAVAATKGPVVIADVWDNPGGGPAGDATVILGELIARGVTDVAVGTIWDPIAVQICMAAGEGAEIALRFGAKSAPDTGHPIDKLVTVKKLVPNAEMRFGESFAPFGDAAWISFDGIDVILNTTRAQSFDPSLFSAMGIEPTSRKILLIKSTNHFYDSFSRIASEIVYCSAGKPYPNNPATTPYRKARRDIWPMMENPW from the coding sequence GTGCGTGTCTTCACCGCCGCCCTGGCCACCGAGACCAATACATTTTCCCCGATCGCGATCGACAAGCGCGCTTTCGAGGCCTCGCTCTACGCCAAGCCGGGCGAACATCCGGCAACGCCGACCCTGTGCAGCGCGCCCATTACCGTGGGCCGCGAAGTGTGTGCACAGCTGGGCTGGACGCTGATCGAGGGCAGTGCCAGCTGGGCCGACCCGGCAGGGCTGGTGGCGCGCACGACCTATGAGGACTTGCGCGACGAAATTCTTGAGCAATTACGGGCGGCCATGCCGGTGGATGGCGTGGTGCTGGGGCTGCATGGCGCCATGGTGGCGCAGGGCTATGACGATGTCGAAGGGGACCTGCTGGCCCGGGTGCGCGAGATTGTGGGGCCGGACGTGCTGGTCTGCGCCGAGCTTGATCCGCATAGCCATCTCACGGCCAAGCGGGTGGCGGCGGCTGATTTTTTCGTGGTGTTCAAGGAATTTCCCCATATCGACTTTGTCGATCGGGCGCGTGACCTGTGGTCAATCGCGGTGCGGGCGCTCAAGGGCGAGATCACGCCAGTGATGAGTGTGTTCGATTGCCGGATGATCGATGTGTTCCCCACCTCCAAGGAACCGATGCGCAGCTTTGTGGACCGGCTTTATGGGCTGGAACAGAGCGAGGCAGGGGTGCTCTCGCTCTCGGTGGTGCATGGCTTCATGGCGGGCGATGTGCCCGAGATGGGGACCAAGGTTATCGCGGTGACCGACAATCAGCCGGAGACCGGCGCGGCGCTGGCGGAAAAGCTGGGGCGGGAACTGTTTGCCATGCGCGGCACCTTCATGGTCGCCCAAGTGGATGAGCATGTGGCGGTGGATGTGGCTGTTGCTGCGACCAAGGGGCCGGTGGTGATCGCCGATGTGTGGGACAATCCCGGTGGTGGCCCGGCGGGCGACGCTACGGTGATCCTGGGCGAGCTGATTGCGCGGGGCGTAACCGACGTGGCGGTGGGGACGATCTGGGACCCCATTGCGGTGCAGATCTGTATGGCGGCGGGCGAAGGGGCGGAGATTGCCCTGCGCTTCGGGGCCAAATCGGCGCCGGATACGGGCCATCCCATAGACAAACTGGTAACGGTCAAAAAACTCGTGCCCAATGCAGAGATGCGGTTTGGGGAGAGCTTTGCACCATTTGGCGATGCGGCCTGGATCAGCTTTGACGGGATCGATGTGATCCTCAATACGACGCGGGCGCAGAGCTTTGATCCGAGCCTGTTTTCGGCGATGGGGATCGAGCCGACATCGCGGAAGATTTTGCTGATCAAGTCGACCAACCACTTCTACGACTCGTTCTCGCGGATTGCCTCGGAGATTGTCTATTGCTCGGCGGGGAAGCCCTATCCGAATAATCCGGCGACGACGCCTTATCGCAAGGCGCGGCGGGATATCTGGCCGATGATGGAGAATCCTTGGTGA
- a CDS encoding beta-N-acetylhexosaminidase, with translation MTAGYSLSLVTTWTPASEGEALAYGIELTNNGDAPLKDFTLGFSGPARIDPHATLENGKLLKRLSNHTLIAPPDGFVLQPGETWKAVARGLSYGLRHWSDGANSGYVALADGTIISLPTAPTQGKGHNSPLLKGAIRFKVPAKAPVPVSIIPWPKSVATTGARIAPPGFDLQPQGDDAAKAAQAFATLVGDLFPVEAIVRPASEAGMPVAVEHKAGLGAEAYEIAFADNAATVSATTRQGMFYGLVTLGHILRGAKLHPQTFLFPTGGTITDEPGFTYRGCHLDVARQFYTGAEVGRLIKLMAWNKMNKFHWHLSEDEAWRLEIEAYPELTEIGAWRGHGKALPPLLGSGPQPTGGYYSKAVVREIVALADSLAITVIPEIDVPGHSYAVLQSLPQLRDPNEVGEYQSVQGFPNNSLNPAYEPVYTFMEKVIDEVLEMFPAGIFHLGADEVPLAAWSGSPLALDMIEKLGGPALRKKHEAQLNVLGNHHGADEIEGSPTALLQSEFIRRVHEYIASKGAVTGGWEEAGHGDKVDKSKTFLIGWRNVEINAALAERGYDMVVSPGQRYYLDMANGQAWAEPGAGWAGWSGPQETYEFEAREGWTENQLKHLLGVQSCIWSESMTDRAIFDRLVFPRLSAVAEAGWTLPERKSWNRFKALVGLMPIMYGNWAEE, from the coding sequence ATGACTGCCGGCTATTCTTTGTCGCTCGTAACCACCTGGACGCCCGCCAGCGAGGGGGAAGCGCTCGCCTATGGCATCGAGCTCACCAATAATGGCGATGCGCCCCTCAAGGATTTCACCCTCGGTTTTTCGGGGCCGGCCCGCATCGATCCGCACGCGACCCTCGAAAATGGCAAGCTGCTCAAGCGCCTCTCCAATCACACCCTGATCGCCCCGCCAGACGGCTTCGTGCTGCAGCCGGGCGAAACCTGGAAGGCTGTCGCACGCGGTCTCTCCTATGGCCTGCGCCATTGGAGCGACGGCGCCAATTCCGGTTACGTTGCCCTGGCCGACGGCACCATCATTTCCCTGCCCACCGCCCCCACTCAGGGCAAGGGGCACAATTCCCCGCTGCTCAAGGGCGCGATACGGTTCAAGGTTCCGGCCAAGGCGCCGGTCCCCGTTTCGATCATCCCCTGGCCCAAATCCGTTGCCACCACCGGCGCCCGCATTGCCCCGCCCGGCTTCGACCTGCAGCCACAGGGTGACGACGCCGCCAAAGCCGCCCAGGCCTTCGCCACGCTGGTCGGCGATCTCTTCCCCGTCGAGGCTATTGTCCGCCCCGCTTCCGAGGCCGGCATGCCCGTCGCGGTCGAGCACAAGGCTGGCCTGGGCGCCGAGGCCTATGAAATTGCCTTTGCCGACAATGCGGCGACGGTTTCGGCCACCACCCGGCAGGGCATGTTCTATGGCCTGGTTACCCTGGGTCACATTCTGCGGGGCGCAAAACTCCATCCGCAGACCTTCCTCTTCCCTACCGGCGGTACCATCACCGACGAGCCCGGCTTTACCTATCGCGGCTGCCATCTCGATGTGGCGCGCCAATTCTATACCGGGGCCGAAGTCGGCCGTCTCATCAAGCTCATGGCCTGGAACAAGATGAACAAGTTCCACTGGCATCTCAGCGAAGACGAGGCGTGGCGCCTCGAAATCGAGGCCTACCCCGAACTCACCGAAATCGGCGCCTGGCGCGGCCACGGCAAAGCCCTGCCGCCGCTCTTGGGTTCCGGCCCGCAGCCGACCGGCGGCTATTATTCCAAGGCAGTGGTGCGCGAAATCGTGGCTTTGGCCGATAGCCTCGCCATTACCGTGATCCCCGAAATCGACGTCCCCGGCCATTCCTACGCCGTGCTGCAATCCCTCCCGCAATTGCGCGATCCCAACGAGGTTGGCGAATACCAGTCGGTGCAGGGCTTCCCCAATAACAGCCTCAACCCCGCCTATGAGCCGGTCTATACCTTCATGGAAAAGGTGATCGACGAGGTGCTGGAGATGTTCCCCGCCGGCATCTTCCATCTCGGCGCCGACGAGGTTCCGCTCGCCGCCTGGTCCGGCTCGCCACTGGCCCTCGACATGATCGAAAAGCTCGGCGGTCCCGCTCTCCGCAAGAAGCACGAAGCCCAGCTCAACGTTCTGGGCAACCATCACGGCGCCGACGAGATCGAGGGTTCGCCTACCGCGCTCCTGCAATCCGAATTCATCCGTCGCGTGCATGAGTATATCGCCTCCAAGGGCGCGGTGACCGGCGGCTGGGAAGAGGCGGGCCATGGCGACAAGGTCGACAAATCCAAGACCTTCCTCATCGGCTGGCGCAATGTCGAGATCAACGCCGCCCTGGCTGAACGCGGCTATGACATGGTCGTTTCCCCAGGCCAGCGCTACTATCTCGACATGGCCAATGGTCAGGCCTGGGCCGAGCCGGGCGCCGGCTGGGCCGGCTGGTCAGGCCCGCAGGAAACCTATGAATTCGAGGCCCGCGAAGGCTGGACCGAAAACCAGCTCAAGCACCTGCTTGGCGTCCAGAGCTGCATCTGGAGCGAATCCATGACCGATCGCGCCATCTTCGACCGCCTGGTCTTCCCCCGCCTCTCAGCCGTCGCCGAGGCCGGCTGGACCCTGCCGGAACGCAAAAGCTGGAACCGCTTCAAGGCTTTGGTCGGATTGATGCCGATCATGTACGGCAACTGGGCTGAGGAATAG